The Paraburkholderia caffeinilytica genome segment GCTTGCCGGGATGCTGTCCGCCGATCTCGAAGAAATCTGCGATTTCACCGAGCGGCGCGGAGCCTCGGGGTATATACGCTGTCTGATCGACTCGTGGCGCAAGCGGCCGGCTGAGATTGTCCCGGCAGGGCGGGATACCGCGCAGTACGACCTTGTCGTGGTGGGCACCCCCGTATGGGCGGGTTCGGTGTCGGCGCCAATCCGCGCGTATCTGCTCGAGAACCAGATGAAGTTCAGGCATGTCGCGTTCTTTTGCACTTGCGGCGGCCTCGGCAGTCAATCCGCCTTTGAGGAAATGCGCATGCTGGCCGGAAGAGCGCCGGTTGCACAATGCAAGGTGAGCGCCGCCGAAGTGCAGCGCGGTGTGGCGGCCGTGTCGCTGGCGCTTTTCGTGAGTACGCTGAAACGTCATCTCGCTCACTATAAGGCGCTGGAATGGGCCTGCTGATCTGCACCGCGTTCAGACCGGCAGCAGCATCATGGCCGCTGCCACGCCCATCACCGCAGCCGCGATTGAACCGAGCGCGAGGAGCGGCCGGCTTGCGGAGCGATGGTAGGGCACGAGGATCTGCAGCAGCAGCGTGGCGAACACGAAGCACACTGTCATCATGTGACGGTCGATGCCGCACGCGTGCCGAACGGCGCGTAAGGCCGCTGGCACACGGCGCGAAATGTGAATTGCCCGTATTTGTCTGTTAGTGGCTGCGCAACGCAGAAGCCGCGCCGTACACCACGCGCGGATCGTGCTGACCTTTGTACACCGCCGGCGCGGAGCGGTTCAGACCGAGCAGCGTGTACACAGCGGTCTGCGCGGAGCGAACCGAATATTCGACGGTGAACACCACGTCGTTCGGCAACTCGCAAAACTGTCCGACGAACGCGAGGTTTGCCCAGCCTTCCGGTATGACGTGCGGCCGGTCGCCGTGCCTGCGCCGCAGGAACTGGCTGGTGATGAAGGGCATCAGGCACGGAATGCAAATCGCGTCGTCGAGAATACGCGATGCTTCAGCCTGAACGTGCAGATGACCGAGAAGCTCCGTCATGATTTCGCGGCCCGTACATTCCGCCATCGGCTTGCCGACGAAATTGCCCGGCCGGTCGACGAAGAGGCCATAGCCCCAGAACACCTCGACGTCCTTCGGCTGGCCGATGAAATGCGGCTGGTGCGGCAACACGATCGAGGCAAGCCAGTTCGATTGCGGGAAGGTGATCAGGCCGCCTTCGCCGGGCACGTTGCCGGTCAGATCGCGGATCTGGCTGAACAGCGTCGGATCATGCAGCGTCGCGGTAAAAGAGAGCCATGTGGATTCGTCGACATGATCGGCAAAAACGGAGGGATGTCCGAATTCGGTTCGGCCTGCCGCGATGGTTTTCCAGAGTGCCCACGCGCCGCTGCTGTCGTCGTGATTGAGCACGGCAGGGCGATTCGTGCCGCCGAGGCTCGAGCCTGCCGTCATCGAGCCGAGCGTGACGATAACCTTGTCCGGTTCACTGACGGTAATCTCGATGCGACGGTTTTCGTGTTCGCAGACAATGCCCGCAACCCGGTTCAATGCGCCGCTTTCGTCAAAGCGCAGATCGACGACCCGCGTGCCGGTGCGAAATCTCACACCGTGTTCGTCGAGCCATTTGCGCAGCGGCCGCACCATCGAATCGTACTGGTTGTAGACCGTGCGCATGATGCCATGCAACTGGTTGAAACCCGGCGTCATATGCGCGAAACGCAGCAGATAGCGCCTGAATTCGGCCGCGCAATGCCAGGGCTGGAAAGCGAACGTCGTGCACCACATGATCCAGAAGTTGGTCTCGAAGAAGTCCGGCTCGAAATGGTCGGAAATCCGGCTGTCGCCGAGCAGCGCTTCCGGTTCCAGAGAAAGACGGCCGAGCGTGAGCAGGTGCGTGTCGGCGAGCCCGTAAGGCGGCGTGTCTTCACGGCGGCCATTGCGCACGAGCCGCGCTTTGGACGAGGTGCGGATCGTCTCGTTCCACTCGAAAATCTCTTTTGTGACGCTGCTGCGGCCGTCGAGCGCAGGAATCGAGTCGAACAGATCGTAAGTGCACAGATACTTGCTCTCTAGCATGCGGCCGCCGCGCACGACATAGCCTTCCTGCGGCGTACCGGCGCCGTCGAGGCTGCCGCCCGGTTTGTCGAGTGCTTCGAGAATCGTGATGCGGCAGCCGGGCATATTGGCGTCGCGAATCAGAAACGCGGCGGCCGCCAGCGACGCTATGCCGCCGCCGACGAGATAGAAATGGCCGGATGCGAGCGCCTCGCCACGCGCCTGATCCGTGACCGGAGGCACGCCAGGGTATGCGGAATTGTTCATGTGATGGTTTCCGTAAGGTGATGGCCGTGGACGTATCGACCATACCCGCACAGAGGGGCGGCTCGTTGAGTTGGATCAATGGGGTGCGACTGGGATCGCCTGTGCAGCACGAGTGATTCACACGCAGGTTTGGCAAGAGCGTAGTACTGGATTCACACGCCCCAGCAGGCGAGCGCGGCCGTTACCGGCACGGTCGCGTTCAAACGGGCGGATGCACAGACTGCGCGCCACTGTCGCGGCGTTGACGCAGGTCAATCGGCGGGGGCGAATAGCACCGATGATGTCCTCATCAGCTTGCTGTCGTTCGATGCTTGAGTTCGTGACTTCAAGTGCCGCGACGACGGAGGGTATGAAAGTCCGCGCGGAGGTGGCATGGGAATCGATATGCAGATCGTGTACTTCGGATTTGCAGGGTCCGCGCAAATCGAAGCTGAAGCTGCCGCGCAGTTCGTGCGCCTCGAACGGTTCGGCAACTCCATTTCTGGTTGCCATCTTGCAGTCGAGGTCATTCACGAGCACCCGTCAAACGTTGTGCGTGGGGAGGTTCCAGTCGCGCCACGCGGAGTGCTGGCGGCGGCGTCGGGCCACATCATGTTCGACGCGCGACTCGATCTGGTGCTGCGCAATGGCGAACTGGTGCCGCTCGAACATCGGCAGAGCCCTGATCCCAACGTCGCGGTGCGCACGGCTTTCGACGCGGCCGAACGTCTACTCGAACGCGGCGGAGCGCGCATCTGATACAGGCCGCACTCACCCGGATATCGCGACGGGCGTCGCCTCAACAAGGATCCGCCCGAGCGTCATATGAGGGGAGGGAGCGCTCGGGTGCGCGCCGGTCAGACGCTCGCACCCGTTTCGTCGATTCCACGGCTCAGTCGAGTTTCAGCACGATGCGGCC includes the following:
- a CDS encoding oleate hydratase, with the protein product MNNSAYPGVPPVTDQARGEALASGHFYLVGGGIASLAAAAFLIRDANMPGCRITILEALDKPGGSLDGAGTPQEGYVVRGGRMLESKYLCTYDLFDSIPALDGRSSVTKEIFEWNETIRTSSKARLVRNGRREDTPPYGLADTHLLTLGRLSLEPEALLGDSRISDHFEPDFFETNFWIMWCTTFAFQPWHCAAEFRRYLLRFAHMTPGFNQLHGIMRTVYNQYDSMVRPLRKWLDEHGVRFRTGTRVVDLRFDESGALNRVAGIVCEHENRRIEITVSEPDKVIVTLGSMTAGSSLGGTNRPAVLNHDDSSGAWALWKTIAAGRTEFGHPSVFADHVDESTWLSFTATLHDPTLFSQIRDLTGNVPGEGGLITFPQSNWLASIVLPHQPHFIGQPKDVEVFWGYGLFVDRPGNFVGKPMAECTGREIMTELLGHLHVQAEASRILDDAICIPCLMPFITSQFLRRRHGDRPHVIPEGWANLAFVGQFCELPNDVVFTVEYSVRSAQTAVYTLLGLNRSAPAVYKGQHDPRVVYGAASALRSH
- a CDS encoding flavodoxin family protein, with product MSEPRVLVVFFSRTGTTHMLASTLAGMLSADLEEICDFTERRGASGYIRCLIDSWRKRPAEIVPAGRDTAQYDLVVVGTPVWAGSVSAPIRAYLLENQMKFRHVAFFCTCGGLGSQSAFEEMRMLAGRAPVAQCKVSAAEVQRGVAAVSLALFVSTLKRHLAHYKALEWAC